TTAGGACCGACAGTGAATAAAAGACTTCGCCGCAGACATCATTTGCTTCTGGCCGTCGCATCGGTCGCCCTGTATTCGGGCTCCGTCCGGGCCGATGACGACGGCGCCGAGTCGCGCAACCCGGACGACTCCGGACTGACCGTTCTGAGCAACGCGACGAACGTCACACATTGGGGCCTCGGTGTGGCCGCCGGAATCGAAGCGGCGCCTTATAAAGGCTACGGCACGAAGTACACGCCGATTCCGCTGCTTTTCTTCGACAACAAATGGGTGCACGCTTTCGGCACGTCGGCCGATCTCAAGCTCGGCAGCTGGGCAGGCGTCAGTGTCGCGCTGCGTGGACATTTCGCAATTGGCGACGGCTATAAAGGCTCGGATGCGCCCATTCTGAACGGCATGCAGGACCGCAACGGAGCTTTCTGGTATGGTCCCGCGCTGGCGTGGCACACCGCATTTGGCACGCTGTCCGGCGACTTTCTCGAAGGCGGCAACAAAGGCCAGAGGGCCGCGATCGACTTCGGCAAAGTATTCGACTACGGCAGATTCTCGATCGAGCCGCACGCAGGTGTGGAATGGTTGAGCAGCAAATATGTCGACTACTATTACGGCGTGCGACAGTCCGAAGCGCGCGCCGGCCGGCCCGCCTACACAGGGAAGTCGACCTACGACATGTCCCTCGGCACCCGAGTGGATTATCACTTCACCCGGCATCAAGGCGTGATATTCGACGTCGGTATATCGCATCCCGGCGGCGGCATTACCGACAGCCCGCTGGTCGGAAAGCGCTATATCCCTGAGGTCAAGATCGGGTACCTCTATCAATTCAACTGAGCGGAATTACTATGTCGCGAGTTGCACTGATCGAAGACCATGCACGTCTCGCCGCGATGGTTCGCCAGGCCCTCTCGTCCGCCGGAATCGAGACTGATCTGTTCGCCACGCTATCCGAGGCCCGGTACGGCGTCACCCGGGCCGAGTATGCGGTGCTGATCATCGACCGTGGCTTGCCCGACGGCGACGGCCTGACGTTTCTGCGAAACCTGCGGGCAGCCGGCCAGATGACGCCCTGTCTGATGCTGACCGCTCGAGACGCGCTGCACGACCGCGTGGATGGACTCGAAAGCGGCGCGGACGACTACGTGACCAAACCGTTCGCGATGAGCGAACTGGTCGCGCGAGTACGCACGCTGATGCGCCGGCCTGTCGTGCTGACGGCGTTGTGCGCGTGGTTCGCCGACATCGAGGTCGATCCCCAGGAACGCGCGATCCGCTGCGGTGAGCAAACGCTGCCGCTCGCGCCCGCCGAACTGCAGATCATTCTGCATCTCGTCAGGTCCAAAGGCGGTACCGTTCGCCATTCCGCGCTCGAACATGCCGCTTGGGGACTCGGCGAAGCCGTCACCCCGAATGCACTGGAAGTGACCGTACACCGCCTGCGCAAGAAACTGGCCGCGATCGGTGCAGCGACGCGCATCGTCAACGTGCGCGGCGCGGGGTTTTCGTTGCACCATACCTCCGCACCCGCCAACGTTCCTCACCATCCGGCGTCTGGACGGAGCGACTGATGAAACCACGGATTCTCGTCGTCGATGACGACCCCGACTGTCGCGACGCGTTGCGCACGTGCCTACAGTCGAACGGTTTCGACGTGGCCGTCCTGTACGAGCCCGCGCGCGTGCTCGAGCGCCTTGAGCTCGAACGCCCGGCGTTGATCGTGATGAAAAGCGGTCCGTCGTTCGGCGGCGGCCTCGCCACATTGCGCATGCTGCGCGAGCATCGCGACGACATGCCGGTCATCCTGCTCGCCGAACCGGACGACGTCGTCGAACGGATTGTGGCGCTGGAATGCGGCGCCGACGATGTCCTGTCGCGACCGTTCAATGTGAAGGAAGTGCTGGTCAGGATCCGGTGCGTACTCAGGCGTGTCATGGACGAACCGCTGCACAGCCCAGTCCATCGCCAGCCGTTCCGGTTCGGCGGCTTTGAATTGAACTTCGCTTTGCGCACGCTCTCGTTTGAAGGCCGTCCGGTCCCGTTGCAGCAAACAGAATACGCAGTGCTTCATCTTTTTACGACCGCGCCGGACCGGGTGCTGTCGAGAGAATTCATTGCACACTGCATTCACTCCAATGCGCGGGACCAGCTTCCCGTCGTGGGTCTGTGGATACACCGTCTGCGTCGACGGATCGAAATGGA
Above is a window of Paraburkholderia sprentiae WSM5005 DNA encoding:
- a CDS encoding response regulator transcription factor, whose protein sequence is MSRVALIEDHARLAAMVRQALSSAGIETDLFATLSEARYGVTRAEYAVLIIDRGLPDGDGLTFLRNLRAAGQMTPCLMLTARDALHDRVDGLESGADDYVTKPFAMSELVARVRTLMRRPVVLTALCAWFADIEVDPQERAIRCGEQTLPLAPAELQIILHLVRSKGGTVRHSALEHAAWGLGEAVTPNALEVTVHRLRKKLAAIGAATRIVNVRGAGFSLHHTSAPANVPHHPASGRSD
- a CDS encoding MipA/OmpV family protein, whose amino-acid sequence is MAAGIEAAPYKGYGTKYTPIPLLFFDNKWVHAFGTSADLKLGSWAGVSVALRGHFAIGDGYKGSDAPILNGMQDRNGAFWYGPALAWHTAFGTLSGDFLEGGNKGQRAAIDFGKVFDYGRFSIEPHAGVEWLSSKYVDYYYGVRQSEARAGRPAYTGKSTYDMSLGTRVDYHFTRHQGVIFDVGISHPGGGITDSPLVGKRYIPEVKIGYLYQFN
- a CDS encoding response regulator, encoding MKPRILVVDDDPDCRDALRTCLQSNGFDVAVLYEPARVLERLELERPALIVMKSGPSFGGGLATLRMLREHRDDMPVILLAEPDDVVERIVALECGADDVLSRPFNVKEVLVRIRCVLRRVMDEPLHSPVHRQPFRFGGFELNFALRTLSFEGRPVPLQQTEYAVLHLFTTAPDRVLSREFIAHCIHSNARDQLPVVGLWIHRLRRRIEMDPSYPKLIQTVRARGYVFHPWATDDATTGALLSPPHGTLQRSASTRTDYPLATHQPAIRSRQA